DNA sequence from the Arthrobacter jinronghuae genome:
AGCACTCCGGCAATCAGCCAGCCGCCGGTGTAGAGCCCGGCGAGCGGCGGAAACGCCGCGGTGAGTGCGCTGATCCCGGCGTAGCCCAGGGACCAGGCCCAGAAGATCACGCCCACGGCCACCGCGAGGACGGAGGCAACAACAATGTCCACCACCCGCCAGGAACGCCCTGAGGCTGCAGGTCGGGTGCGGTCGGGTACTGCGGATTGGTCTTTCATGAATATCCTCCTGAAGTCAGGAGGGGAGGGTGATGCTGCGCCGGTAAACCGGCGCACTTCCCCGCGGGCCGTTGCCGGCCAACGGGGAATTTCCCTGAGCTCTCGACTCCCTTCGCCGGTACTAACCGGATCAGGTTCGAGGGTCTGCGGCTATCCGCACTCTCAGCGCCTTTTCCTTCGCGGTCCGAAGACCTGCTGCGGGACGGCGCTCCCCTGTCGTATGTTTGCGGTTCCACTCTACACACGCGCTCCCGATCCGGCGACGGGCAAACGGGTACCGTAGGGTTAGGAAAAACGCCCGAAGCTAGGAGTATTCATGAACCTGATCCTCAAACTGCTCGGAACCGGAGCGAGCATCCTCTCCGGAATCGTCGCCGCCAAGGTGCTGGACTTCGCCTGGACCAAGGCCACCGGCAACGAGCCGCCCAAGGATGCCGAAGGCAGCCTGGAAAACAGCCTCCG
Encoded proteins:
- a CDS encoding DUF4235 domain-containing protein, coding for MNLILKLLGTGASILSGIVAAKVLDFAWTKATGNEPPKDAEGSLENSLRSAVAFAVVSGAVSQVIRVLTNRGTQRAIQRYQKTPEIV